The proteins below come from a single Pichia kudriavzevii chromosome 2, complete sequence genomic window:
- a CDS encoding uncharacterized protein (PKUD0B11580; similar to Saccharomyces cerevisiae YDR276C (PMP3); ancestral locus Anc_5.642), with product MDSSKIFAYILAILLPPLAVLMVSGVGMDLGINILFCILAWFPGSHQHRLQLPFLALTLPRSRRRATKHPPAVPVEQVGPLLQEQPATCPATRDVFRKK from the exons ATGGACTCATCTAAAATCTTTGCATACATCTTAGCCATTCTCTTGCCTCCTCTTGCCGTCCTTATGGTGAGCGGTGTCGGTATGGACTTGGGTATCAACATTCTTTTCTGTATCTTGGCTTGGTTCCCAG GCTCCCATCAACACCGTCTACAACTGCCATTCCTCGCATTGACCCTTCCCCGTTCTCGGCGTCGGGCCACAAAACACCCTCCAGCAGTTCCCGTGGAACAAGTTGGACCCCTATTGCAGGAGCAACCAGCTACATGTCCCGCAACAAGAGACGTTTTcaggaaaaaataa